A genomic segment from Oncorhynchus clarkii lewisi isolate Uvic-CL-2024 chromosome 12, UVic_Ocla_1.0, whole genome shotgun sequence encodes:
- the LOC139421981 gene encoding neuronal tyrosine-phosphorylated phosphoinositide-3-kinase adapter 1-like, whose product MSSGSAQDVAVEHFLRDIERRGKRLHCAVIGCEEQRPRGDMNLLYRKSRLDWRHKDQDGNKKSSSQKDPSSATVGKVRDLASFRRHFRMGFMTMPASQDLSPHSCASAMAPRSQSCHAVGAGDTGLENGEDYSDTQSQHGGRCPPAKPKRHPSTRLSSSSDPRAPHAPPDAPPPPPPTHPQAKHSEKKNAMKKSDSRDMSKKVPPLKPKRSPSTQLSFEPPTPCVPPLTTPIQGGEGQPQGDDEPVYIEMVGQVFTRESQTATPHPVTPVATTPDSDSDQSEAIYEEMKYPLPEDREGHKRLPLKHERLKSSKHHHSSSGTSAHLPRPSSSPSCSKPKATVSISHSSPLPSSTSSTPVPQPLSSSPHPPRAPTPYLLQGNKSETESNSKIPAPFPNLLQHRPPLLAFPQPAAASSGVGVQHKAASAKLGTISIQTSSSMTAPSSTSSSSTTPSSNLPVPLSGSKESKDRDRDSQLGPAPGLRARSHSTPLPPSSKSTSPYSHHHHHHPHPHHRPSHYHHYRKPERGDSPNPNTNNKNGSETFSKSISQTQTQGSGKEGKSVSFCLKLDKAERDRDRERDKDRERDRDGHRDSHRDRDRDSDRERHRERDREAGFHFTSSQAENTTNNLSSQTSASSATTSSSSSSSHSRPHSRSQLHRYHTPHGLPAYKPPSSDSPLLWTYPSVGFRRPPAYDSLRGGSHLPSLHYQGHGDVASKSSTVPGPVQGKAGFMPWDNSGFGDDGSYLPMQRKLSFSQGSRETEREKDEGRAWNGSADALLRIDKEDLGTGRRGGGGHSGIPVRFTGGRGLGHSESLAGMEGGSLGFRALPRGGLPLPCQTFPACRNGELGRLSRSSSTSGVRQVGGSDVQRQSSLPHREVLNQLHGLSQSSQTPCSPILSRQQQQLQLHQQQLQLQQQLQQLQQQHHLQLQFQHLAQLAQGQPPTTGGAATSAAQTQRDGKLLEVIERKRCLCKEIKAHRRPEKNLSKQDSMPILPSWRRTPEPRKTGTPPCQRPQAVVWDTAI is encoded by the exons ATGAGCTCTGGCTCCGCCCAGGATGTGGCGGTGGAGCATTTCTTGCGTGACATAGAGAGGCGGGGCAAGCGGCTACATTGTGCTGTGATTGGTTGCGAGGAGCAGCGTCCCCGCGGCGACATGAACCTGCTGTATCGTAAGAGCCGGCTGGACTGGAGGCACAAGGACCAGGATGGCAATaagaagag CTCCAGCCAGAAGGACCCCTCCTCAGCCACGGTGGGCAAGGTCCGTGACTTGGCATCCTTCCGGCGCCACTTCCGCATGGGCTTCATGACCATGCCTGCCTCCCAGGACCTGTCCCCTCACTCCTGTGCCTCCGCCATGGCTCCCCGCTCCCAGTCGTGCCACGCCGTGGGCGCTGGAGACACAGGTCTGGAGAATGGGGAAGATTACTCTGACACCCAGTCACAGCACGGCGGGCGCTGCCCCCCTGCTAAACCCAAACGCCATCCCAGCACCCGTCTCAGCTCCTCCTCGGACCCCAGAGCACCTCACGCCCCACCGGACGCCCCTCCGCCACCTCCGCCCACTCACCCGCAGGCCAAACACTCAGAGAAGAAGAACG CCATGAAGAAGTCTGACTCAAGGGACATGTCCAAAAAGGTGCCGCCTTTGAAACCCAAACGAAGCCCCAGTACTCAGCTCTCGTTTGAGCCCCCAACTCCCTGTGTTCCCCCTCTTACCACGCCCATCCAGGGGGGTGAGGGTCAGCCTCAGGGGGACGATGAGCCCGTCTACATAGAGATGGTGGGCCAAGTGTTCACCAGGGAGAGCCAGACTGCCACCCCTCACCCTGTCACGCCCGTAGCCACCACGCCTGATTCAGACTCAGACCAGAGCGAGGCCATCTATGAGGAGATGAAGTACCCACTgccagaggacagagagggacacaAACGCCTCCCTCTCAAACACGAGAGACTCAAATCCTCCAAacaccaccactcctcctctgGCACGTCCGCCCATCTACctcgcccctcctcctccccctcctgctcCAAACCTAAAGCCACAGTGTCCATCTCCCACTCCtcgcccctcccctcctccacctcctccacccctgtcccccagcccctctcctccagcccGCACCCCCCACGAGCCCCTACGCCCTACCTCCTCCAGGGAAACAAATCAGAGACAGAGTCCAACAGTAAGATCCCAGCCCCCTTCCCCAACCTGCTGCAGCACCGACCCCCGCTGCTCGCCTTCCCCCAGCCTGCTGCTGCCTCCAGTGGGGTCGGGGTCCAACACAAGGCTGCTTCTGCCAAACTGGGGACCATCAGCATTCAGACCTCCTCCAGTATGACAGCTCCGTCtagcacctcctcctcctccaccaccccctcCTCTAACCTCCCTGTGCCCCTGTCAGGCTCTAAGGAGTctaaggacagagacagagacagccagcTCGGCCCTGCACCAGGGCTAAGGGCCAGAAGCCACTCCACACCCCTGCCCCCTTCCTCTAAGTCCACCTCCCCCtattcccaccaccaccaccaccatccccaccctcaccaccgcccctcacactaccaccactaccgcaAGCCAGAAAGAGGAGACTCGCCCAACCCCAACACCAACAACAAGAATGGCTCGGAGACCTTCTCCAAGTCCatttcccagacccagacccagggcTCGGGCAAGGAGGGAAAGTCTGTGAGCTTCTGCTTGAAGTTAGACAAagcagagagggacagggacagagagagggataaggacagagagagggacagagatggtcacagggacagtcacagagacagagacagggacagtgacagagagcgacacagggagagagacagagaagcaggGTTCCACTTTACCTCCTCTCAGGCTGAGAACACCACAAACAACCTTTCATCCCAGACCAGTGCCAGTTCAGCCAcaacctcgtcctcctcctcttcctcccactctcGCCCTCACTCTCGCTCCCAACTCCACCGCTACCACACCCCCCACGGCCTACCCGCCTACAAGCCCCCCTCCTCAGACAGCCCCCTGCTCTGGACCTACCCCTCGGTGGGCTTCCGGAGACCCCCGGCGTACGACAGCCTGCGAGGAGGGTCTCATCTGCCCTCCTTGCACTACCAGGGTCACGGTGATGTGGCCTCTAAAAGCAGCACGGTGCCTGGGCCCGTCCAGGGGAAGGCTGGGTTCATGCCCTGGGACAACAGTGGCTTTGGAGACGACGGGTCTTACTTGCCCATGCAGAGGAAACTGTCCTTCAGCCAaggcagcagagagacagagagagaga AGGATGAAGGGAGGGCGTGGAATGGCAGTGCCGATGCCCTCCTGAGGATAGACAAGGAGGACCTGGGCACTGGACGTCGAGGAGGAGGAGGCCACTCTGGGATCCCAGTACGCTTCACTGGAGGGAGGGGGCTGGGCCACAGTGAGTCCCTGGCTGGGATGGAGGGGGGGTCCTTGGGGTTCCGAGCCCTGCCTAGAGGGGGTCTCCCCCTCCCGTGCCAAACCTTTCCAGCCTGCCGCAATGGAG AACTGGGTCGATTGAGCCGCTCATCATCCACCTCTGGGGTGAGACAGGTGGGTGGAAGCGACGTTCAGCGGCAGAGCAGCCTGCCCCATCGAGAGGTACTGAATCAG ttgCATGGGCTGTCCCAATCCTCCCAAACGCCCTGCAGTCCTATCCTGTccagacagcagcagcagctccagCTCCATCAGCAGCAGCTGCAGTTACAGCAACAGCTCCAGCAgctgcagcagcagcaccacctcCAGCTGCAGTTCCAACACCTGGCCCAGCTGGCCCAGGGACAGCCTCCCACCACCGGGGGCGCTGCCACATCCGCAGCCCAAACCCAGAGGGATGGCAAGCTGCTGGAGGTCATTGAGAGGAAGCGCTGCCTATGCAAAGAGATCAAGGCCCACCGCCGCCCAGAAAAGAACCTGTCTAAGCAGGACAGCATGCCCATCCTGCCCAGCTGGAGACGGACCCCTGAGCCCCGGAAGACGGGCACGCCCCCCTGTCAGAGGCCCCAGGCCGTGGTGTGGGACACAGCCATCTGA